In the Quercus lobata isolate SW786 chromosome 5, ValleyOak3.0 Primary Assembly, whole genome shotgun sequence genome, one interval contains:
- the LOC115990258 gene encoding salicylic acid-binding protein 2-like encodes MVDKGPEVFCSTKAKLLACRKAIEFAVDAGFLELVIEGDNSLAMTAISSLKIDQSLLGNVVGDIQHLICNLQWVRIDCVRRGGNRVAHVLAQFARDITEDMYWMEDVPPIARERVSQQGPQLDNHFTYGQGPNNPPTTFIFGPLYSALDLFPLSPIKDLTLAALLLRPLRLFSDEDLSKQIMLTTKKYGSVKRVFIIAEKDKAIKRDFQLWMIERNPPNDVVEIKGSDHMVMMSKTIELWSHLQGIAEKYS; translated from the exons ATGGTAGATAAGGGTCCGGAAGTGTTTTGTAGTACAAAAGCTAAACTCCTTGCTTGTAGGAAAGCGATTGAATTTGCAGTGGATGCAGGTTTCTTAGAATTAGTTATTGAAGGAGATAATAGTTTGGCTATGACAGCTATTTCATCACTGAAGATTGATCAATCCTTGCTAGGGAATGTGGTTGGGGATATTCAACATTTGATTTGTAATTTGCAATGGGTAAGGATTGATTGTGTTAGAAGAGGGGGAAATCGGGTTGCTCATGTATTAGCCCAATTTGCTAGGGATATTACTGAGGATATGTattggatggaagatgttcctCCAATAGCTAGAGAA AGAGTGAGCCAACAAGGCCCTCAGCTTGACAATCACTTTACATATGGCCAAGGCCCAAACAACCCTCCAACTACTTTCATCTTCGGGCCCTTGTACTCGGCATTAGATTTGTTCCCGCTTAGTCCAATTAAG GATTTGACACTGGCTGCCTTGTTGTTGAGACCATTACGTTTGTTTAGTGATGAAGACTTGTCAAAGCAGATAATGCTGACTACTAAGAAGTATGGGTCAGTTAAAAGGGTTTTCATCATAGCTGAAAAAGATAAGGCGATAAAGAGAGATTTTCAATTGTGGATGATTGAGAGAAATCCACCCAATGATGTGGTGGAGATCAAAGGATCAGATCACATGGTCATGATGTCTAAGACAATAGAGCTTTGGTCTCATCTCCAAGGCATTGCTGAGAAATATTCTTAA